The following are from one region of the Shinella sp. PSBB067 genome:
- a CDS encoding DUF721 domain-containing protein has product MPARQLRRGVVQISEVANGLIDPVLAKRAGINTMLLGSWEEIAGAEFAECTRPERIAWPRRASEMAGEGGGHQPGVLTIACEGARALFLSHQQGEIIQRINGFFGFPAVNQVRIVQKPVTVHMPHRARPRPLTGAAARHLDELVDGIEGEALKAALKRLGTAVLGRRR; this is encoded by the coding sequence ATGCCCGCACGCCAGTTAAGACGCGGTGTCGTCCAGATCAGCGAGGTCGCCAACGGCCTCATAGATCCGGTGCTGGCCAAGCGCGCCGGCATCAACACGATGCTGCTCGGCTCGTGGGAGGAGATCGCCGGCGCCGAATTCGCCGAATGCACGCGGCCCGAGCGCATCGCCTGGCCGCGCCGCGCCTCGGAAATGGCGGGAGAGGGGGGCGGCCACCAGCCCGGCGTGCTGACGATCGCCTGCGAGGGCGCGCGCGCGCTCTTCCTCAGCCACCAGCAGGGCGAGATCATCCAGCGCATCAACGGCTTCTTCGGTTTTCCCGCCGTCAACCAGGTCAGGATCGTGCAGAAGCCGGTGACCGTCCATATGCCCCATCGCGCACGCCCGCGTCCGCTGACGGGCGCGGCGGCGCGCCATCTCGACGAACTCGTCGACGGCATCGAGGGCGAAGCGCTGAAGGCCGCGCTCAAACGCCTCGGCACGGCCGTGCTCGGGCGGCGGCGCTGA
- the mutY gene encoding A/G-specific adenine glycosylase: MTQPHRTAAPADLILAWYDRHHRDLPWRVSPPMAARGIAPDPYRIWLSEVMLQQTTVQAVKSYFALFTARWPTVTDLANADNEDVMKSWAGLGYYARARNLKKCAEAVAFEHGGIFPDTEEGLKALPGIGDYTAAAIAAIAFNRRSAVLDGNVERVVSRLHAIETPLPAAKPQMRALVAAMTPDDRPGDFAQAMMDLGATICTPRRPACALCPLNADCRVLGREDPELYPRKAARKEKPVRLGAAFIAEDETGAVFLRKRAESGLLGGMTEVPGSPWTARIDGETGVSAAPFPAAWQACGTVVHVFTHFELRLSVYRSMVLRDAGAGAGWWQAKETLDGEALPTVMKKAIKQAIPDAFQKARKA, translated from the coding sequence ATGACCCAACCCCACCGGACCGCGGCGCCTGCCGACCTCATTCTTGCCTGGTACGACCGGCACCACCGCGACCTGCCGTGGCGGGTGAGCCCGCCGATGGCGGCGCGGGGGATCGCGCCCGATCCCTACCGCATCTGGCTTTCCGAGGTCATGCTGCAGCAGACGACCGTGCAGGCGGTCAAATCCTATTTCGCGCTCTTCACCGCGCGCTGGCCGACCGTGACGGACCTCGCAAACGCCGACAACGAGGACGTGATGAAGTCCTGGGCGGGCCTCGGCTATTACGCCCGCGCCCGCAACCTCAAGAAATGCGCCGAGGCCGTCGCCTTCGAGCATGGCGGCATCTTTCCCGATACGGAGGAAGGCCTGAAGGCCCTGCCCGGCATCGGCGACTATACGGCCGCCGCCATCGCCGCCATCGCCTTCAACCGCAGGAGCGCGGTGCTCGACGGCAATGTCGAGCGCGTCGTCTCGCGCCTCCACGCCATCGAGACGCCGCTTCCGGCGGCAAAGCCGCAGATGCGCGCGCTGGTGGCCGCGATGACGCCGGACGACCGGCCGGGCGACTTCGCCCAGGCGATGATGGATCTCGGCGCGACGATCTGCACGCCGCGCCGCCCGGCCTGCGCGCTCTGTCCGCTCAATGCGGACTGCCGGGTGCTGGGGCGCGAGGATCCCGAACTCTATCCGCGCAAGGCGGCGAGGAAGGAAAAGCCCGTGCGGCTCGGCGCGGCCTTCATCGCCGAGGACGAGACCGGCGCCGTCTTCCTGCGCAAGCGGGCGGAGAGCGGCCTTCTCGGCGGCATGACGGAAGTGCCGGGCAGCCCGTGGACGGCGCGGATCGACGGCGAGACGGGCGTTTCCGCCGCGCCCTTTCCCGCCGCGTGGCAGGCCTGCGGCACCGTCGTCCATGTCTTCACGCATTTCGAGTTGCGCCTCAGCGTCTACCGTTCCATGGTTTTGCGGGATGCGGGCGCCGGCGCCGGGTGGTGGCAGGCGAAGGAGACGCTCGACGGCGAGGCCCTGCCCACCGTCATGAAGAAGGCCATAAAACAGGCCATACCCGACGCATTTCAAAAGGCGAGGAAAGCATGA
- the thrC gene encoding threonine synthase — translation MDYVSTRGEAPSLGFSDALLAGLARDGGLYVPRQWPTFSKKAIRALRGKSYEEIAFTVLSPFVEGDIPADKFRAMIDEAYATFRHPAVAPLVQTGPNSFVMELFHGTTLAFKDVAMQLLARLMDHALTVRGERATIVGATSGDTGGAAIDAFAGRERTDIFILFPEGKVSPVQQRQMTTSTEKNVHALAVKGNFDDCQNLVKAMFNDTKFRDGVKLSGVNSINWARIMAQIVYYFTTAIALGGPDRKISFTVPTGNFGDIFAGYAAKRMGLPIDKLVIATNENDILARTLKTGRYEMKDVRATTSPSMDIQISSNFERLLFESHGRDAGAVRRAMASLKQSGAFDIEEAALKAIRKEFRAGRASEKQVAQTIRETLERTGYLLDPHSAIGVFVAAKHEKPNAPMVTLATAHPAKFPAAVKSACGIDPALPTWLADLMQREERFDVLDAKLDAVEAFIGKHTRVRG, via the coding sequence GTGGACTATGTTTCGACGCGGGGCGAGGCCCCTTCCCTCGGCTTTTCCGATGCGCTGCTGGCGGGCCTTGCCCGCGACGGCGGCCTCTACGTGCCGCGGCAATGGCCGACCTTCTCGAAGAAGGCGATCCGGGCGCTGCGCGGCAAGTCCTACGAGGAGATCGCCTTCACGGTTCTTTCCCCCTTCGTCGAGGGCGACATTCCCGCCGATAAATTCCGGGCGATGATCGACGAGGCCTATGCCACCTTCCGCCACCCGGCGGTCGCGCCGCTCGTCCAGACCGGGCCGAATTCCTTCGTGATGGAGCTCTTCCACGGCACGACGCTCGCCTTCAAGGACGTGGCGATGCAGCTCCTCGCCCGGTTGATGGACCATGCGCTGACCGTCCGCGGCGAGCGCGCCACCATCGTCGGCGCCACTTCGGGCGACACCGGGGGCGCGGCCATCGACGCCTTTGCCGGCCGCGAGCGCACCGACATCTTCATCCTCTTCCCGGAAGGCAAGGTCTCGCCGGTGCAGCAGCGCCAGATGACGACCTCGACGGAAAAGAACGTCCACGCGCTGGCCGTCAAGGGCAATTTCGACGACTGCCAGAACCTCGTGAAAGCGATGTTCAACGACACGAAGTTCCGCGACGGCGTGAAGCTCTCCGGCGTCAACTCGATCAACTGGGCGCGCATCATGGCCCAGATCGTCTACTATTTCACCACGGCCATCGCGCTCGGCGGGCCGGACCGCAAGATCTCCTTCACCGTGCCGACCGGCAATTTCGGCGACATCTTCGCCGGCTATGCCGCCAAGCGCATGGGCCTTCCCATCGACAAGCTGGTGATCGCGACGAACGAGAACGACATCCTCGCCCGCACGCTGAAGACCGGCCGCTACGAGATGAAGGACGTCAGGGCCACCACCTCGCCCTCCATGGACATCCAGATCTCGTCGAACTTCGAGCGGCTGCTGTTCGAATCCCACGGGCGCGATGCCGGGGCGGTGCGCCGCGCCATGGCGAGCCTGAAGCAGTCGGGTGCCTTCGACATCGAGGAGGCCGCGCTGAAGGCGATCCGCAAGGAGTTCCGCGCCGGTCGCGCCTCCGAAAAGCAGGTGGCGCAGACGATCCGCGAGACGCTGGAGCGCACCGGCTACCTGCTCGACCCGCATTCGGCCATCGGCGTCTTCGTCGCCGCAAAGCACGAGAAGCCGAACGCGCCCATGGTGACGCTCGCCACCGCCCATCCGGCGAAATTCCCCGCCGCAGTAAAATCGGCATGCGGTATTGACCCGGCGCTTCCGACGTGGCTTGCTGACCTCATGCAAAGGGAGGAGCGGTTCGACGTCCTCGATGCGAAGCTCGATGCGGTGGAAGCCTTCATCGGGAAACATACGCGTGTTCGTGGCTAG
- a CDS encoding cupin domain-containing protein: MEKTAALIERAEWAERPDAWKGEFEGKRLGTNVSVVFYTTDEVGRGPRLHRHAYDEVFIVREGRALFTVGERQIEAVAGQIVFGPAGVPHKFVNLGPGRLETTDIHVTGTIAQEDLE, encoded by the coding sequence ATGGAGAAGACCGCCGCACTCATCGAGCGCGCCGAATGGGCCGAACGGCCCGACGCCTGGAAGGGCGAGTTCGAGGGCAAGCGGCTCGGCACGAACGTCTCCGTGGTCTTCTACACGACGGACGAGGTCGGGCGCGGCCCGCGGCTCCACCGGCATGCCTATGACGAGGTGTTCATCGTGCGCGAGGGCCGCGCGCTCTTCACGGTGGGCGAGCGGCAGATCGAGGCGGTGGCGGGGCAGATCGTGTTCGGTCCCGCGGGCGTGCCGCACAAGTTCGTCAATCTCGGGCCGGGCCGGCTGGAGACGACCGACATCCACGTGACCGGCACGATCGCGCAGGAAGACCTGGAGTAG
- a CDS encoding HAD family phosphatase: MSSIEIRHIVFDIGRVLIHYDPHIPFARLIPDDAERNWFFANVCTHDWNLEQDRGRGWEDAEALLIEAFPDRIEHIRAFRKYWHEMVSHAYVESVAIMETLISQERDVTMLTNFAADTFREARKLFPFLDMPRGVTVSGEVGLIKPDLAIYEKHSRDFGLSPAHTLFIDDAPANVDGARLAGWNAVLFTDPEKLKSDLAAHGIAL; encoded by the coding sequence ATGAGCAGCATCGAGATCCGACACATCGTCTTCGACATCGGCAGGGTGCTGATCCATTACGATCCGCATATCCCCTTCGCCCGGCTCATTCCGGACGATGCGGAGCGCAACTGGTTCTTCGCCAATGTCTGCACGCACGACTGGAACCTGGAGCAGGACCGCGGGCGCGGATGGGAGGATGCCGAGGCGCTGCTGATCGAGGCGTTTCCCGACCGCATCGAGCATATCCGCGCCTTCCGCAAATACTGGCACGAGATGGTCTCGCACGCCTATGTGGAGAGCGTGGCGATCATGGAGACGCTGATCTCGCAGGAGCGCGACGTCACCATGCTGACCAATTTCGCGGCCGACACGTTCAGGGAGGCGCGCAAGCTCTTCCCCTTCCTCGACATGCCGCGCGGCGTCACCGTCTCGGGCGAGGTCGGCCTCATAAAGCCGGACCTTGCGATCTACGAGAAGCACAGCCGCGACTTCGGCCTTTCGCCCGCGCACACGCTCTTCATCGACGACGCCCCGGCCAATGTCGACGGCGCGCGCCTTGCCGGCTGGAACGCCGTGCTGTTCACCGATCCGGAAAAGCTGAAGAGCGACCTTGCCGCGCACGGCATCGCGCTGTGA
- a CDS encoding GNAT family N-acetyltransferase — protein MTRSVFRFLSRQSDTVELTGDRHFLRLPRFQDYRQWYALRSESRRFLEPWEPTWRNDELTESAFRARVVRNEQEFSSGQAVPLLVFAREDKTLLGGLTVGYIRRGAAQCCMVGYWMGERHAGQGHMFGALKLAIPYIFSSLQLHRIEAACIPDNTRSIRLLEKAGFQQEGYLREYLKINGQWRDHVMFSLLAADRQP, from the coding sequence ATGACACGGTCGGTTTTTCGGTTTCTGTCACGGCAGTCCGACACCGTCGAGCTGACCGGGGACCGGCATTTCCTTCGCCTGCCCCGTTTCCAGGATTATCGCCAATGGTATGCGCTGCGCTCGGAGAGCCGGCGCTTCCTCGAGCCGTGGGAGCCGACCTGGCGGAACGACGAACTGACCGAGAGCGCCTTCCGCGCCCGGGTGGTCAGGAACGAGCAGGAATTCTCCTCCGGACAGGCCGTGCCGCTCCTCGTCTTCGCCCGCGAGGACAAGACGCTGCTCGGCGGGCTCACCGTCGGCTACATCAGGCGCGGGGCCGCGCAGTGCTGCATGGTCGGCTACTGGATGGGCGAGCGCCATGCCGGCCAGGGCCACATGTTCGGCGCGCTGAAACTCGCCATACCCTATATCTTTTCGAGCCTTCAGTTGCACCGTATCGAGGCAGCCTGTATTCCAGACAATACAAGAAGCATACGCCTCCTTGAAAAGGCCGGCTTTCAGCAGGAAGGCTACCTTCGGGAGTATCTGAAGATAAACGGGCAGTGGCGCGACCACGTCATGTTCTCGCTCCTGGCGGCCGACAGGCAGCCGTGA
- a CDS encoding DUF1127 domain-containing protein, which yields MNIIAKLKKNAADRRAVRELNALDDRALQDLGISRSNIQSAVKGFLVFG from the coding sequence ATGAACATCATCGCAAAGCTCAAGAAGAACGCTGCCGACCGCCGCGCCGTGCGCGAACTGAACGCCCTCGACGACCGCGCCCTGCAGGACCTCGGCATCTCGCGCTCGAACATCCAGTCCGCCGTCAAGGGCTTCCTGGTATTCGGCTGA
- a CDS encoding pitrilysin family protein encodes MMKVECTRLSSGLTVVTENMPHLESVALGVWIKSGSRNETTDEHGIAHLLEHMAFKGTERRSARQIAEEIENVGGEVNAATSTETTSYYARVLKDHVPLAVDILADILTESAFDEEELRREKHVILQEIGAANDTPDDVVFDKFSEVAYRGQIIGRAILGTPDTVLSFTPGEIRNYLDRNYTTDRMFVVAAGAVDHDEFVRQVESRFSSLPTAPKVSPIFEPARYTGGDIRETRDLMDAQVLLGFEGKAYHARDFYCSQILANILGGGMSSRLFQEVREHRGLCYSIYAFHWGFSDTGIFGIHAATGGENLPELMPVIFDELKKTSESIDQQEIERARAQIRAQLLMGQESPAARAGQIARQMMLYGRPIPNEELMERLAGITIERLTDLAGRLFFDTVPTVSAIGPLEHLVPTGDIARSLSRGTIERAAS; translated from the coding sequence ATGATGAAAGTTGAGTGCACCCGGCTCTCGTCCGGGTTGACCGTGGTGACGGAAAACATGCCCCATCTCGAGAGCGTGGCTCTCGGTGTCTGGATCAAGTCAGGCTCACGCAACGAAACCACGGACGAGCACGGCATCGCCCATCTCCTCGAACACATGGCCTTCAAGGGCACCGAGCGCCGCTCAGCCCGCCAGATCGCCGAGGAAATCGAGAATGTCGGCGGCGAGGTCAACGCCGCCACCTCGACCGAGACCACCTCCTACTACGCCCGCGTGCTGAAGGACCACGTCCCGCTCGCGGTCGACATCCTCGCCGACATCCTGACGGAGTCCGCCTTCGACGAGGAGGAACTTCGCCGCGAGAAGCACGTCATCCTCCAGGAGATCGGTGCGGCGAACGACACGCCCGACGACGTGGTGTTCGACAAGTTCTCCGAGGTCGCCTATCGCGGCCAGATCATCGGCCGCGCCATTCTCGGCACGCCGGACACGGTGCTGTCCTTCACGCCGGGCGAGATCCGCAACTACCTCGACCGCAACTACACGACGGACCGCATGTTCGTCGTCGCGGCCGGGGCGGTGGACCACGACGAATTCGTGCGCCAGGTCGAAAGCCGGTTTTCCTCGCTGCCGACAGCGCCGAAGGTCTCGCCGATCTTCGAGCCCGCCCGCTATACCGGCGGCGACATACGCGAGACGCGCGACCTCATGGATGCGCAGGTGCTGCTCGGCTTCGAGGGCAAGGCCTACCATGCCCGCGACTTCTACTGTTCGCAGATCCTCGCCAACATCCTCGGCGGCGGCATGTCCTCCCGCCTCTTCCAGGAGGTGCGCGAGCACCGGGGCCTTTGCTACTCGATCTATGCCTTCCACTGGGGCTTTTCGGACACCGGCATCTTCGGCATCCATGCCGCGACGGGCGGCGAGAACCTGCCCGAGCTGATGCCCGTCATCTTCGACGAGCTGAAGAAAACCTCCGAATCGATCGACCAGCAGGAAATCGAGCGCGCCCGCGCGCAGATCCGCGCGCAGCTCCTGATGGGCCAGGAGAGCCCGGCCGCCCGCGCCGGCCAGATCGCCCGCCAGATGATGCTCTACGGCCGTCCGATCCCCAACGAGGAACTGATGGAGCGCCTTGCCGGCATCACCATCGAGCGCCTGACGGACCTTGCCGGCCGGCTGTTCTTCGACACGGTGCCCACGGTCTCGGCCATCGGCCCGCTGGAGCATCTGGTGCCGACGGGCGACATCGCACGGTCGCTGTCGCGCGGGACCATCGAGCGCGCGGCAAGCTGA
- a CDS encoding sensor domain-containing phosphodiesterase, which yields MLIAGMLPGRAFAVEPVKISRDDTALDLTATTEIYTGRGEAFQVSTAPGTDGIVRRIEVRATSDDHQGDWAVFALANVSDEQIDRLIVAPHFRLVQSKLFWPDLGAKRIISITPSQGFALDRQPSEEADVFRITLDPGSVVTFVAELATPDLPQIYLWEPDAYKDTVNAFTLYRGIVLGIAGLLAVFLTILFVVKGTSMLPATAALAWAVLGYICVDFGFLSKLISITAGDERIWRAGTEVFLAAGLVVFLFTYLNLNRWHAHLSYATLAWILGLGLLFGVAIYDPPIASGIARLSFALTGTVGIVLIAYLGFNRYDRAILLVPAWALILVWLFGAWLTVTGQLNNDIIQPALGGGLVLIVLLIGFTVMQHAFAGGAYSQGLFSDLERQSLALTGSGDTVWDWDVARDRVVTIPDISIQLGLAPGVMHGPARNWLPRLHPDDRDRFRATLDVLLEHRRGRLNHQFRVRAEDGHYHWLSIRARPVLGANGEIIRCVGTIIDITEQRNSVDRLLQDALHDNLTGLPNRQVFLDRLQSILALTASSDTVRPTVLTIDIDRYKQVNDALGIAAGDNILIALTRRLRRLLRPQDTLARLAGDQFGLILMSERDPAKVADFADAVSKAIMVPINFGGREIILTASIGLVSWVDQQNDAAGLLNDAELAMYRAKKAGGNRVEPFRPAFRTFGADRLQIESDLRRAIERRELSLVYQPIVRLTDAEIAGFEALMRWDHPKRGNISPTEFIPIAEGSDLINQLGLFAFDKAASDLMDWQLQTGDLPIFVSVNLSSAQLINNELYNDVRAALARTRCEPQKIKLELTESVVMENPEQARLILTKLKDVGLGLALDDFGTGHSSLAYLTRFPFDTIKIDKALVRDGSDKRTVLLRSVISMARELDMQVVAEGIESEEDAIELGTMGCEFGQSYLFGPPIGYDSVLRLLKERFPLMKRA from the coding sequence ATGCTCATTGCCGGCATGCTGCCGGGGCGCGCCTTCGCCGTGGAGCCGGTGAAGATCTCCCGTGACGACACGGCGCTCGACCTCACCGCCACGACTGAGATCTATACCGGCCGGGGCGAAGCCTTCCAGGTCTCCACCGCGCCCGGCACGGACGGCATCGTGCGCCGCATCGAGGTGCGCGCCACCTCCGACGACCACCAGGGCGACTGGGCCGTCTTCGCACTCGCCAACGTCTCCGACGAGCAGATCGACCGGCTGATCGTCGCCCCGCATTTCCGCCTCGTGCAGTCCAAGCTCTTCTGGCCCGACCTCGGCGCCAAGCGCATCATCTCGATCACGCCGAGCCAGGGCTTCGCGCTCGACCGGCAGCCGAGCGAGGAGGCCGACGTCTTCCGCATCACGCTCGATCCCGGCTCGGTCGTCACCTTCGTCGCCGAGCTTGCCACGCCCGACCTGCCGCAGATCTATCTCTGGGAGCCGGACGCCTACAAGGACACGGTCAACGCCTTCACGCTCTATCGCGGCATCGTGCTCGGCATCGCGGGCCTGCTCGCGGTGTTCCTCACCATCCTCTTCGTGGTGAAGGGCACCTCCATGCTGCCGGCGACCGCCGCGCTCGCCTGGGCGGTGCTCGGCTATATCTGCGTCGATTTCGGCTTCCTCTCCAAGCTCATCTCGATCACGGCGGGGGACGAGCGAATATGGCGCGCGGGAACGGAGGTGTTCCTGGCGGCGGGCCTCGTGGTCTTCCTCTTCACCTATCTCAACCTCAACCGATGGCACGCGCACCTGTCCTATGCGACGCTTGCCTGGATCCTCGGCCTCGGCCTGCTCTTCGGCGTCGCCATCTACGATCCGCCGATCGCCTCGGGCATCGCCCGCCTCTCCTTCGCCCTCACCGGCACGGTCGGCATCGTTCTCATCGCCTATCTCGGCTTCAACCGCTACGACCGGGCGATCCTGCTCGTGCCCGCCTGGGCGCTGATCCTCGTCTGGCTGTTCGGTGCCTGGCTGACGGTGACGGGCCAGCTCAACAACGACATCATCCAGCCGGCGCTCGGCGGCGGCCTCGTGCTGATCGTGCTCCTCATCGGCTTCACGGTGATGCAGCACGCCTTTGCCGGCGGCGCCTACAGCCAGGGCCTGTTCTCCGACCTCGAACGCCAGTCGCTGGCGCTGACCGGCTCGGGCGACACCGTGTGGGACTGGGACGTGGCGCGCGACCGCGTCGTCACCATTCCCGACATCTCCATCCAGCTCGGCCTTGCGCCGGGCGTCATGCACGGGCCGGCGCGCAACTGGCTGCCGCGCCTCCACCCCGACGACCGCGACCGCTTCCGCGCCACGCTCGACGTGCTGCTGGAGCATCGCCGGGGCCGGCTCAACCATCAGTTCCGCGTGCGCGCGGAGGACGGCCACTATCACTGGCTCTCCATCCGCGCCCGCCCCGTGCTCGGCGCCAACGGCGAGATCATCCGCTGCGTCGGCACGATCATCGACATCACCGAGCAGCGCAACTCCGTCGACCGCCTGCTGCAGGACGCCCTGCACGACAACCTGACGGGCCTGCCCAACCGCCAGGTCTTCCTCGACCGGCTGCAGTCGATCCTGGCGCTCACCGCCAGTTCCGACACCGTGCGCCCGACCGTGCTGACCATCGACATCGACCGGTACAAGCAGGTCAACGACGCGCTCGGCATCGCCGCCGGCGACAACATCCTCATTGCGCTGACCCGGCGCCTGCGCCGGCTGCTGAGGCCGCAGGACACGCTGGCGCGGCTTGCCGGCGACCAGTTCGGCCTGATCCTGATGTCCGAGCGGGACCCCGCCAAGGTCGCCGATTTCGCCGACGCGGTGAGCAAGGCGATCATGGTGCCGATCAATTTCGGCGGCCGCGAGATCATCCTGACGGCCTCCATAGGCCTCGTCTCCTGGGTCGACCAGCAGAACGACGCGGCGGGACTGCTCAACGATGCCGAGCTTGCCATGTACCGGGCCAAGAAGGCCGGCGGCAACCGCGTCGAGCCCTTCCGCCCGGCCTTCCGCACCTTCGGCGCCGACCGCCTGCAGATCGAGTCGGACCTGCGCCGCGCCATCGAGCGCAGGGAGCTTTCCCTCGTCTACCAGCCGATCGTCCGCCTCACGGATGCGGAGATCGCCGGCTTCGAGGCGCTGATGCGCTGGGACCATCCCAAGCGCGGCAACATCTCGCCCACCGAGTTCATCCCGATCGCGGAAGGCTCCGACCTCATCAACCAGCTCGGCCTCTTCGCCTTCGACAAGGCGGCGAGCGACCTGATGGACTGGCAGCTCCAGACCGGGGACCTGCCGATCTTCGTCTCCGTCAACCTTTCCAGCGCGCAGCTCATCAACAACGAGCTTTACAACGACGTGCGCGCGGCACTCGCCCGCACGCGCTGCGAGCCACAGAAGATCAAGCTCGAACTCACCGAATCCGTCGTGATGGAGAACCCGGAACAGGCCCGCCTCATCCTCACCAAGCTGAAGGATGTCGGCCTCGGCCTCGCGCTCGACGACTTCGGCACGGGCCATTCCTCGCTCGCCTACCTCACCCGGTTCCCCTTCGACACGATCAAGATCGACAAGGCGCTGGTGCGCGACGGCTCCGACAAGCGGACCGTCCTGCTGCGCTCGGTCATCTCCATGGCGCGGGAACTGGACATGCAGGTCGTCGCCGAGGGCATCGAGTCCGAGGAGGATGCGATCGAGCTCGGCACCATGGGCTGCGAATTCGGCCAGAGCTACCTCTTCGGCCCGCCGATCGGCTACGATTCCGTCCTGCGCCTCCTGAAGGAGCGCTTTCCGCTGATGAAGCGGGCGTAA
- a CDS encoding site-specific DNA-methyltransferase, protein MPSVLSLADVSRSPRKSGWLDTIIKGDCVAALEALPDQSVDVIFADPPYNLQLGGALHRPDQSLVDACDDEWDQFASFEAYDAFTRAWLLACRRVLKPSGTIWVIGSYHNIFRVGATLQDLNFWILNDIVWRKTNPMPNFKGRRFQNAHETMIWATRDPKAKGYTFNYDAMKAANDDVQMRSDWLFPICNGGERLKDADGKKVHPTQKPEALLARILMASSRPGDVVLDPFFGSGTTGAVAKRLGRHFVGIEREQGYIDAARARIDAVEPLGSGTLSVMSGKKAEPRVAFNTLIESGLIAPGTVLTDARRRHSAIVRADGTLASGSDAGSIHRVGAKVQGLDACNGWTFWHYADGAELKPIDALRAVVRSGMAGLE, encoded by the coding sequence ATGCCATCTGTTCTTTCGCTTGCAGACGTCTCCCGTTCGCCCCGCAAGAGCGGCTGGCTCGACACCATCATCAAGGGCGACTGCGTTGCCGCGCTCGAGGCGCTGCCCGACCAGTCCGTCGACGTCATCTTCGCCGATCCGCCGTACAATCTCCAGCTCGGCGGCGCGCTGCACCGTCCCGACCAGAGCCTTGTCGACGCCTGCGACGACGAATGGGACCAGTTCGCCTCCTTCGAGGCCTACGACGCCTTCACCCGCGCCTGGCTGCTCGCCTGCCGCCGGGTGCTGAAGCCCTCCGGCACGATCTGGGTCATCGGCTCCTACCACAACATCTTCCGCGTCGGCGCGACCCTGCAGGATCTCAATTTCTGGATCCTCAACGACATCGTCTGGCGCAAGACCAACCCGATGCCGAACTTCAAGGGCCGCCGCTTCCAGAACGCGCACGAGACGATGATCTGGGCGACCCGCGACCCGAAGGCCAAGGGCTATACCTTCAACTACGACGCCATGAAGGCCGCCAACGACGACGTGCAGATGCGCTCGGACTGGCTCTTCCCGATCTGCAACGGCGGCGAGCGGCTGAAGGACGCCGACGGCAAGAAGGTGCATCCGACGCAGAAGCCCGAAGCGCTTCTCGCCCGCATCCTGATGGCCTCCTCCAGGCCCGGCGACGTGGTGCTCGATCCCTTCTTCGGCTCCGGCACGACCGGCGCCGTCGCCAAGCGCCTCGGCCGCCACTTCGTCGGCATCGAGCGCGAGCAGGGCTATATCGACGCCGCCCGCGCACGCATCGATGCGGTCGAGCCGCTCGGCTCCGGCACCCTTTCCGTGATGAGCGGCAAGAAGGCCGAACCGCGCGTCGCCTTCAACACGCTGATCGAGAGCGGCCTCATCGCCCCCGGCACGGTGCTGACCGATGCCCGCCGCCGCCACAGCGCCATCGTGCGCGCTGACGGCACGCTCGCTTCGGGTAGCGACGCGGGCTCCATCCACCGCGTCGGCGCGAAGGTGCAGGGCCTCGATGCCTGCAACGGCTGGACCTTCTGGCACTATGCCGACGGGGCCGAGCTGAAGCCGATCGACGCGCTGCGCGCCGTCGTGCGCTCCGGCATGGCCGGCCTCGAATAA
- a CDS encoding HAD family hydrolase, with amino-acid sequence MNGFDLIIFDCDGVLVDSEIIAAEVESALLTDAGYPIGAEEMGERFAGMTWHNILLTIEREASIPLSASLLDKSEKLLDLRLAQEVKIIDGVKAMLSRVRKPYCICSNSASHRLDMMLTKVGLREVFGPYVYSAKDLGPDRVKPKPDIFLHGARQFGADPARTLVVEDSVHGIAGARAAGMRVVGFTGASHSYPSHADRLTEAGAETVISRMSELPDMIAALAEWQDAI; translated from the coding sequence ATGAACGGTTTCGATCTCATCATCTTCGACTGCGACGGCGTTCTGGTCGATTCGGAAATCATCGCGGCGGAGGTGGAATCGGCGCTGCTGACCGATGCGGGCTATCCGATCGGCGCCGAGGAAATGGGCGAGCGCTTCGCCGGCATGACCTGGCACAATATCCTGCTCACCATCGAGCGCGAGGCGTCCATCCCGCTCTCGGCCTCCCTGCTCGACAAGTCGGAAAAGCTGCTCGACCTCAGGCTCGCGCAGGAGGTGAAGATCATCGATGGCGTCAAGGCGATGCTCTCGCGCGTGCGCAAGCCCTATTGCATCTGCTCGAATTCCGCCTCGCACCGCCTCGACATGATGCTGACGAAGGTCGGGCTGCGGGAGGTATTCGGGCCCTATGTCTATTCGGCGAAGGACCTCGGTCCCGACCGGGTGAAGCCGAAGCCGGACATCTTCCTGCACGGCGCGAGGCAGTTCGGCGCCGACCCGGCGCGCACGCTGGTCGTCGAGGATTCGGTGCACGGCATCGCCGGGGCGCGGGCCGCCGGCATGCGCGTCGTCGGCTTCACCGGCGCCTCGCACAGCTATCCTTCCCATGCCGACCGCCTGACGGAAGCGGGCGCGGAAACCGTCATCTCGCGCATGAGCGAGCTGCCGGACATGATTGCCGCGCTGGCGGAGTGGCAGGACGCGATCTGA